The Amycolatopsis coloradensis sequence CAGGGTCACCTCGATGTCCTTGACTTCTCCGGGAAACGACCAGTCGAGTTCCACGACCGCGTTCTCGAGCACGAGTGTCGCCTGCCTGTCGACGCCGTTGGCGTCCCGCGTGATCCGCGCGCTCCGCAGCGCCACCGATCCGAGGAACAGCTGGACGAGATCGAGCGCGTTCGGCCCGTTGTCCGCCACGCAGCCGCCACCGCAGCGCGCGGTGTCGAGGTACCAGCGATCACCGCCGACGTGTTCTTCGATCCGCTCCAGATAGCGCACCGTCACCGAAGCGATCGGTGCCCGGCCCGCCAGGGCCTCGTGCAGCGCCCGCACGTTGGCGTTGTACCTGCGGTGGAACGCGGTGAACAGGGCGACATCCCGCCGCGCCGCTCTCGCCACGAGATTCTCGCCGTCGAGGAGCCCGGTGGCGAGCGGTTTCTCCACGCACACCGGCAGGCCGGCGTCCAGCACCTCCCGGCACACGGACGCGTGGACGTCGTTGGGTGCGGTCACGATCACCGCGTCGAGCCCTCCGGCGGCGAGCATCCCCCGGTGATCCCGGTAGCCGGGCACGGTGATTCCGGCGAGCGCCGCCGGATCGAGATCGCAGACCGCGGCGAGCTCGAACGCCCGGGACCTTTCCACCGCGGCGAGGTAGAAGCGCGAGATGACACCGAGCCCCACGACACCGACCCGGATCATCCGGCCGCTCTTTCCCGCACCCCGTGCAGTTCCGCGTAGACCTCGTCGGGCACCGGCACTCCGTGCGCACGGAAGCGGGCCGCGCGTTCACCCTCGTGCCAGCCGGGATAGACGACCGGGACTGCGGCGTCGCGGGCGGGCCAGCCACGCACGGCGGCGAAGAGCGCGGTCGCGTCGGCGGCGAATCCGCCGCGCAGGAGTTCCGGTGCGATCGCCAGCGTCAGAACGCCGATGTCGTCGTCACGGTTCCCGTCGGCGGACAGCGCGCCGAGCGCGGCGCCGGGGACCAGCGCGCCGAGCACTTCGACGAGCAGGCCCAGCCCGAATCCCTTGTAGGCGCCCGTTTCGGGGTCGCCGCCCAGCCACAGCAGGTGGGCGCCCCCTCGGTCGAACGCGGCGGCGTCGGTCACCGGTGCGCCGTCGTCGGTGGCGAGCCACCCCGGTGGGATCGCCCGGCCTTCCCTCGCCGCGGCCCGCACGCGCCCGGTCGGCACGACGGTGGTGCTCATGTCGAGGACGAACGGGTGCGCGTCACCGGCGGGGCAGGCCAGCGCGAGCGGGTTCGTGCCGAGCATCGTCGCCGCGCCGCCCGGGGGCGGGGCGATGCGCTGCCCGCCACAGTTCGACGCGACGAGGCCGATCATGCCGTGGGTGACGGCGCGCGCGGCGTGGTGACCGGCGCAGCCGATATGCGTGGCGCCCCGCAGGGACACCATCCCGATGCCGTACCGTGACGCCCTGGCACACGCCAGTTCCATGGCCTGCGACGCCGACCACAACCCCAGTGTGCGCCGGGCGTCGGCGAGGACGCAGGCGCCGAGATCGGTCTGGATCACCATATCCGCCGCCGGATCGGCGCGTCCGTCGTCGAGCAGTGGCAGGTACAGCCGCGTCAGGTTGACCAGTCCGTGTGAGGTCACCCCGGTCAGGTCACCATGACACAACGCCGTGGCCGCGATCGCCGCCCGGTCCCCGGGAACGCCACGGTCCACGAAGATCCTGGTGACCAGGGAGAGAAGCTCCGGATAGGGCATCAGCACGGTCATGCTCCTTCGTTCCGGCTGAATCGCACGACGATCTCGCGGACGAGATCACTGAACCTGTCGAGTTCTTCGACGCCGGCGTACTCCCCGGCGGAGTGCGCGTTGTTGTCGCCCAGGGAACCGGGGCCGAGGACGGCCGTCCGGGTGCCGGGGACGTCGGCGAGCCAGAGGGCGTCGCAGGTGAAGCCGGGCTCGTCGTCGGGCCAGCGGGGAGCCAGCCCGTCCAGCAGCGGGATGTCCCGCGCGGTCAGGACGGGCAGGTCGCGTTTGAGCCAGCGGACCTCGGTGATCGCCACGGCGTCGG is a genomic window containing:
- a CDS encoding Ldh family oxidoreductase — encoded protein: MTVLMPYPELLSLVTRIFVDRGVPGDRAAIAATALCHGDLTGVTSHGLVNLTRLYLPLLDDGRADPAADMVIQTDLGACVLADARRTLGLWSASQAMELACARASRYGIGMVSLRGATHIGCAGHHAARAVTHGMIGLVASNCGGQRIAPPPGGAATMLGTNPLALACPAGDAHPFVLDMSTTVVPTGRVRAAAREGRAIPPGWLATDDGAPVTDAAAFDRGGAHLLWLGGDPETGAYKGFGLGLLVEVLGALVPGAALGALSADGNRDDDIGVLTLAIAPELLRGGFAADATALFAAVRGWPARDAAVPVVYPGWHEGERAARFRAHGVPVPDEVYAELHGVRERAAG
- a CDS encoding Gfo/Idh/MocA family oxidoreductase, whose translation is MIRVGVVGLGVISRFYLAAVERSRAFELAAVCDLDPAALAGITVPGYRDHRGMLAAGGLDAVIVTAPNDVHASVCREVLDAGLPVCVEKPLATGLLDGENLVARAARRDVALFTAFHRRYNANVRALHEALAGRAPIASVTVRYLERIEEHVGGDRWYLDTARCGGGCVADNGPNALDLVQLFLGSVALRSARITRDANGVDRQATLVLENAVVELDWSFPGEVKDIEVTLTDGTVLRADMLDGFPEFKESLWHEYDGLLRDFEEAVRKGGAWRDSGLTTLSIVDECYRKECDARGRAEAGDHRHGGEGAGASP